The DNA segment CCATGCAGGCGCTCTCCCAGCTGAGCTATAGCCCCAGATTTCTAGCCTCGCGGCCCAGCGACATCCTGAAACATCGCTTGTGTAAAACTGGCGTCCCCTAGGGGACTCGAACCCCTGTTACCGCCGTGAAAGGGCGGTGTCCTAGGCCACTAGACGAAGGGGACGAACCTTCTACCTTGAAACCCGGCGCTGAATCCGGATTTCATCCCCAGTCGCCTTGGCAGACTGAGAATCGGAATTTGGTGGAGCTAAGCGGGATCGAACCGCTGACCTCCTGCATGCCATGCAGGCGCTCTCCCAGCTGAGCTATAGCCCCACGAATGTCGCTTTGAACTGGAATCGCCGGCTGGGTGCCTGGCGCTTCGTTTCGTTCATCGCTGTGGACGGGGCGCATATTAAGAGCGGATTGCAGAGCTGTCAAACGAATTTTTGAAATTAATCAAAAGTTTTTTCACAGATAACAATCACTTACCGCCCTGCCCCATCGCTGCTGGGGTTTTATCGTGCAGTTGCGGGCCCGCTCCGCGATTGCGATGGTGGATTATCCATTGCAATCGCGGGGCAAGCCCGCTTCCACGCAAATGCTACCGGGTGGTTCAGGCGATGTTCGCCAGCAGCTTTTCCCACTCTTTGTTTTCTTTCTTCGACACGCCGCCGAGCAGATCCAGCGCCTGGCGCAGACGGAAGCGGGTCAGGTCAGGGCCGAGAATTTCCATGGCATCGAGCACCGAGACCGAGCTCGCCTGGCCGGTAATGGCAGCGAACATCAAGGGCATGGCGTCGCGCAACTTCAGCTCCAGGGCTTCGACCACGGCTTGGATGCAACCGGTGATGCGCTCTTTTTCCCACTGGCGCAGGCTTTCGAGTTTCCACAGGATCAGCTGGATGACCTGGCGCACCTGGTCTGCCGAGAGCTTCTTATGCTCGAACAGCTTGGCATCGAGCTTGAGCCCACCTTCGAAGAAGAAACCACCCAGCGGGGCGATCTGGCTGAAGGTTTCGACCCGGCCCTGCACGTGGGGGGCTATCTTCATCATGTAGTCGCTGTTGAAGGCCCATTTCTGCACCCGTGCGGCGAATTCTTCGACGGGCAGATCACGCAGCCACTGGCCGTTGAGCCAGGACAGCTTCTCGATGTCGAAGATCGGCCCACCCAGGGAGATGCGCGACAGATCGAAGTGCTCGACCATTTCCGCCAAGGAGAACTTCTCGCGCTCGTCGGGCATCGACCAGCCCATGCGCCCGAGGTAGTTGAGCATGGCCTCAGGCATGAAGCCCATGCGCTCGTAGAAGGTCACCGAGGTCGGGTTCTTGCGCTTGGACAGCTTGCTCTTGTCCGGGTTACGCAGCAGCGGCATGTAGCACAGCTTGGGCTGCTCCCAGCCAAAGTACTCGTACAGCTTGATCAGCTTGGGCGCCGAGGGCAGCCACTCTTCGCCACGCAACACGTGGGTGATGCCCATCAGGTGGTCATCGACCACGTTGGCCAGGAAGTAGGTCGGCAGGCCGTCGTTCTTCATCAGAACCTGCATGTCCATGCGGTCCCACGGGATCTCGACATCGCCGCGAAGCATGTCCGGCACCACGCAGATGCCTTCGCTCGGCACCTTCATGCGGATCACGTGCGGCTCGCCCGCGGCCAGGCGCCGCTGCACTTCCTCGGCGCTCAGTTTCAGCGCGCGGCCGTCATAACGCGGGGTTTCGCCACGGGCCATTTGCTCGGCGCGCATCTGGTCGAGCTCTTCGGCAGTGCAGAAGCAGTAGAAGGCGTGACCGGCGTCGACCAGCTCCTTGGCGTACTTGGCGTAGATCTCGCCACGCTCGCTCTGCCGGTAAGGGCCGTGCGGGCCGCCGACGTCCGGGCCTTCGTTCCACTCGATGCCCAGCCAGCGCAGGGCGTCGAAGATCTGCTGTTCCGACTCACGGGTCGAGCGCAGCTGGTCGGTGTCTTCGATGCGCAGGATGAACTCGCCGCCGTGCTGCTTGGCAAAGCAGTAGTTGAACAGGGCGATGTAGGCGGTGCCGACATGGGGGTCGCCGGTGGGCGATGGCGCGATACGCGTGCGAACGGTGGTCATGGAGAGTCTCGAACGAAAGATGAAACAAAGGCAGGATGTTAGCAGGGAGCAGGCACCTGGCTCCAGCAATGGCGCGATCGTCACGTGTGATCCGACCGCCAGGCGCTGTTGATCGTGCAGGACCGGGCTTGCCCCGCGGTAGCGTCATTGCTGACAGCAGCTACGCCCAGATAGGCGCTATCACGGCACAAATGCGCGCCTACAGGAGCGTGTCGCTTGCCGGTCAGCTGGTAATCAAGCGCTCACGCAGCTGGGTGATTTCGTCGCGCAATTGCGCGGCGGCCTCGAACTCCAGGTCGCGGGCAAGCTGGAACATCTTCTCTTCCAGCTGCTTGATACGCTTGGTGATCTCGCCAGGGGTACGCAGTTCGGCCTCGTAGCGGGCGCTCTCCTCGGCCGCCTTGGCCATGCCTTTGCGCTTCTTGCTGCGCCCACCCGGGATGTTGGCGCCCTCCATGATGTCGGCGACATCCTTGACCACGCCTTTGGGCACGATGCCGTTGGCTTCGTTGAAGGCGATCTGCTTGGCCCGGCGGCGCTCGGTCTCGTCGATGGCACGCTGCATCGAACCGGTCATGTTGTCGGCATACAGGATCGCCTTGCCGTTGAGGTTACGTGCGGCGCGGCCAATGGTCTGGATCAGCGAACGCTCGGAGCGCAGGAAGCCTTCCTTGTCGGCATCGAGGATGGCCACCAGCGACACTTCCGGCATGTCCAGGCCTTCACGCAGCAGGTTGATCCCCACCAGAACATCGAAGGTGCCCAAGCGCAGGTCGCGGATAATCTCGACCCGCTCGACCGTGTCGATATCCGAGTGCAGGTAGCGCACGCGCACGTCGTGATCGGCCAGGTAATCGCTCAAGTCTTCGGCCATGCGCTTGGTCAGGGTGGTTGCCAGCACACGCTCACCCGCCGCGACCCGCTTGCCGATTTCCGACAGCAGGTCATCGACCTGGGTCAGCGCCGGACGCACCTCGACCAGTGGATCGACCAGGCCAGTCGGGCGCACCACCTGCTCGACTACCCGGCCGGCGTGTTCGGCCTCGTACGGGCCTGGGGTGGCCGAGACGAAGATGGTCTGCGGACTGACCGATTCCCACTCATCGAAACGCATCGGCCGGTTATCCAGCGCCGACGGCAGGCGAAAGCCATATTCCACCAGGGTTTCCTTGCGCGAGCGGTCACCCTTGTACATGGCGCCGACCTGGGGAACGCTGACGTGGGACTCGTCGATCACCAGCAAGGCGTCAGCGGGCAGGTAGTCATACAGGGTCGGCGGCGGCGCGCCGGCCGGACGTCCGGACAGGTAGCGCGAGTAGTTCTCGATGCCGTTGCAGTAGCCCAGCTCAAGGATCATCTCCAGGTCGAAACGAGTACGCTGCTCCAGGCGCTGGGCTTCGACCAGCTTGTTGGCCTTGTGCAGGTACTCAAGGCGCTCCTTGAGCTCCTCCTTGATGCCCTCGACCGCCTCGAGCAGGGTTTCGCGCGGGGTGACGTAGTGGCTCTTGGGGTAGAAGGTGAAACGCGGCAGCTTGCGGATCACCTCGCCGGTCAATGGATCGAAGGCGGCAATGTTCTCTACCTCGTCATCGAACAACTCGATGCGGATCGCCTCCAGGTCAGATTCGGCCGGGAATACGTCGATCACATCGCCACGCACGCGGAAAGTGGCCCGGGCAAAGTCCATTTCGTTGCGGGTGTACTGCAGGTCAGCCAGGCGTCGCAGCAGCGCACGCTGATCGAGCTTGTCGCCGCGATCGATGTGCAGGACCATTTTCAGGTAGGTCTCGGGGCTACCCAGACCATAGATGCAGGACACCGTAGTAACGATAATCGCGTCACGCCGCTCGAGCAGCGCCTTGGTCGCCGACAGGCGCATCTGCTCGATGTGGTCGTTGATCGAGGCGTCCTTCTCGATGAAGGTATCCGACGACGGTACGTAGGCTTCGGGCTGGTAGTAGTCGTAATAGGAGACGAAGTACTCGACTGCGTTATTCGGGAAAAACGCCTTGAACTCGCCATACAACTGGGCGGCCAGGGTCTTGTTCGGCGCCAGCACCAGCGTCGGGCGCTGCACCTGCGCAATGACGTTGGCCACGCTGAAGGTCTTGCCCGAGCCGGTCACACCCAGCAGGGTCTGGTGCGATAGCCCGGCCTCGATGCCCTCGACCATCAGGCGAATGGCCTCGGGCTGGTCGCCGGCCGGCTGGAAACGGGTGACGAGCTGGAACTCGGACATGTCTGACCTCGAGCAACTGTAAATATAGCCAGTAGTCTATACTGAAATGAGCCCTTTCAGGATCGCTTTCAGGTTAGCTGAGTGAGTGTATGTGTCAGTGGACCTGGCAATTCGACCAATGGTTGAAAAAAATTCGGCAAAAACGCCGGAAAAGCTGCGCCAGACTGTCGCAGTGACCGATGGGTATCACTATACTGACTCCCCGTTTGTGCACCGCTTCAGTGCATTCGGCTGGAGCGTGCGCGTCCTATCACACTCCATTCAGAGCCAAGGTAACAATGAGCCTGTTTTCCGCTGTCGAGCTGGCACCCCGCGACCCTATCCTGGGCCTCAACGAAGCTTTCAACACCGACCCACGTACCGACAAGGTCAACCTGGGGGTGGGCGTTTACAGCAATGAGGAAGGCCGTATCCCGCTGCTGCGCGCGGTAATCGAAGCCGAAACCCAGCGTGCCGCCCAGCATGCCTCGCGCGGCTACTTGCCGATCGACGGTATCGCCACCTACGACCAGGCCGTGCAGAAACTGCTATTCGGCGCCGAGTCGCCGCTGCTGGCCGCAGGCCGTGTAGTGACCGTGCAGGCAGTGGGCGGTACCGGTGCTCTGAAGATTGGCGCCGACTTCCTCAAGCGCCTGTCGCCCAACGCCGTCGTCGCCATCAGCGATCCAAGCTGGGAGAACCATCGCGCGCTGTTCGAGACCGCTGGCTTCCCAGTGCAGAACTACCGCTACTACGATGCGCCAAGCCACGACGTCAACCGCGCCGGCATGCTCGAAGACCTGAACAACCTGCCAGCGGGTTCGATCATCGTCCTGCACGCGTGCTGCCATAACCCGACTGGCGTCGACCTGAGCCTGGACGACTGGAAAAACGTCCTGGAAGTGGTCAAGGCCAAAGGTCACGTGCCATTCCTCGACATGGCCTACCAGGGCTTTGGTGATGGCATCGCCGAAGACGCCTTCGCCGTGCGCCTGTTCGCCGAATCCGGCCTGGACTTCTTCGTTTCCAGCTCGTTCTCCAAGTCGTTCTCGCTGTATGGCGAACGCGTCGGTGCGCTGTCGATCGTCACCGCGTCGAAAGACGAAAGCAGCCGCGTGCTGTCGCAGGTCAAGCGGGTGATCCGCACCACCTACTCCAACCCGCCAACCCACGGCGCGACCATCGTTGCCACCGTGCTGAACAGCCCTGAGCTGCGTCAGATGTGGGAAGCGGAGCTGGGCGAAATGCGCGAGCGCATCCACGGCATGCGCAAGCAGATGGTCGAGTTGCTAAGCCAGTACGGCGCGAAAACCGACTTCAGCTTTGTCGGTCGCCAGCGCGGCATGTTCTCCTACTCGGGCCTGACCGCCGAGCAGGTAGCGCGCCTGAAGGATCAGTTCGGCATCTATGCTTTGGATACTGGCCGCATCTGCGTGGCCGCGCTGAACCAGAGCAATATTCACGTGGTCACCAAGGCCATCGTAGAAGTGCTGTAACTGCTTGATTGTTAAGGGGGAACAGGCTTGACTTCCCCTTTCCAATCAGTAAGATAGCCGCAGATTCCGCGATAGCTCAGTCGGTAGAGCAAATGACTGTTAATCATTGGGTCCCTGGTTCGAGTCCAGGTCGCGGAGCCAAACATTGAAAACCTCCAGATGCGCAAGCACTGGAGGTTTTTTCATTTCTGTCGCGGGCTTGGATTACTTCAGCGGCTCGGTGACGGGCTTGCCTTGATCGACCAGGCTCCACACCAGCAGCTTGGCCGGCAGGCTCGCACTGGCATTGCGCGAAACGCTGTGCACGGTCCCTGGCGCTTCGTACCAGTATTGCCCCGCCTTGTAGGTTTTTTCCTGCTCATCGTTCAGCTTGGACACCACCGCGCCCTCCAACACGTAGGCCATGACTGCGCCCGGATGCTGGTGCGCAGGCGAGGCCTCGCCTGGGGCGTAGCTGACGGTAAGCATCACCGCTTTCTTACCAGGGGCGTTTGTCGGCAGTTGTTCTTGCAGGACCTTGACCTGGTCATGGCGCTCGCCATGAGCCCAGGCGGCAGGTTGCGAGGTAACCAGGCCTATAGCCATGAGCAAGGCGAGCGACGGGTGCGCGGGTTTCATCGGGGCATCTCCTGAGTGGGCAACTGCCTGCAGGTTATGCCCAGGGAGTGCGACGGCAAATGGCCAATTCAGAGAAAAAACGGGAGGCCGCCAGTGAAACACGTCGATATCAGTCAACACGCCCAATGGGGTAAAACTGGCCGTGGCTCCATACCCCAAGCCACTCTTGGCCATCGATTTCACCCGGCACCGCCAGCTCCACCAACTGATAGAACACATTGCGGTGAATCAGCGCTTCGAGGTTGGTGCGCATGAGAATGTAGGGCGATGGCTCCTGGGTCGCAGGATCGACCTGCACCCGCAGCGGATGATCGACACCCGCCTCGGCCTGGTCGTCAACGTTGCTGGTAAAGCGCAGCACCTGCTGCTCGCCACTGCCCAGCACCTCCAGTGTCACTGCAACGAACGGTGCGTCATCCACCTGGATGCCCACCTTCTCCACTGGCGTTACCAGGAAGTAGGCGTCGCCATCGCGGCGAATGATGGTGGAGAACAAGCGCACCATGGGTTTGCGGCCGATCGGGGTGCCTTGGTAGTACCAAGTGCCATCACGGGCGATGCGCATGTCGATATCGCCGCAGAAATCCGGATTCCATAGATGCACCGGCGCCGGTCCTTTCGCCTTGGGGATCTGCGCCAGCAGATCATTGGCCTTGGCGGAATCGGTCATCACCCTCTCCTATCAGCGGCTCATGCCTAACAGACTACGAGCGTACTCGCGCATGGGGGCGGCGAGCAAATCCTGTGGGGCGTTGTCGTGGAACGTCAACAAACCGCCACGGCTCTTGATGCGGGCAGTGTCGACCAGATAGCGAGTGCTGGTCTCGATCAACATCAGCTGGACCACGCCGGTATCCCAACCCAGGCGATCCACTGCCTGCTCGTCATACCATTGATCGCCATTGCCAATGCGGTCATCGGTGCGAGCGAAGCGGGTGTACAACACATAGTGCGCGCCCACCGAGCGCGCCTCGGCAATCGCCTCTTCCAAGCCAAGTGGGCCTTGGGCGCGACGCACCAGCGGGAAGTATTCGACGAAGCTCTTGAAGGCCTCTTCGGCCACCACATTCTGCCCTGGCACTGGGCCCTTGCCGGGTGGCACGAATGCGCCCTGGCCAATGAAGATGAATGAGTCGGGCTGCAAACGAATCGACAGGTTCCGCTGGGTATCA comes from the Pseudomonas urmiensis genome and includes:
- the gltX gene encoding glutamate--tRNA ligase, with product MTTVRTRIAPSPTGDPHVGTAYIALFNYCFAKQHGGEFILRIEDTDQLRSTRESEQQIFDALRWLGIEWNEGPDVGGPHGPYRQSERGEIYAKYAKELVDAGHAFYCFCTAEELDQMRAEQMARGETPRYDGRALKLSAEEVQRRLAAGEPHVIRMKVPSEGICVVPDMLRGDVEIPWDRMDMQVLMKNDGLPTYFLANVVDDHLMGITHVLRGEEWLPSAPKLIKLYEYFGWEQPKLCYMPLLRNPDKSKLSKRKNPTSVTFYERMGFMPEAMLNYLGRMGWSMPDEREKFSLAEMVEHFDLSRISLGGPIFDIEKLSWLNGQWLRDLPVEEFAARVQKWAFNSDYMMKIAPHVQGRVETFSQIAPLGGFFFEGGLKLDAKLFEHKKLSADQVRQVIQLILWKLESLRQWEKERITGCIQAVVEALELKLRDAMPLMFAAITGQASSVSVLDAMEILGPDLTRFRLRQALDLLGGVSKKENKEWEKLLANIA
- the uvrB gene encoding excinuclease ABC subunit UvrB, with product MSEFQLVTRFQPAGDQPEAIRLMVEGIEAGLSHQTLLGVTGSGKTFSVANVIAQVQRPTLVLAPNKTLAAQLYGEFKAFFPNNAVEYFVSYYDYYQPEAYVPSSDTFIEKDASINDHIEQMRLSATKALLERRDAIIVTTVSCIYGLGSPETYLKMVLHIDRGDKLDQRALLRRLADLQYTRNEMDFARATFRVRGDVIDVFPAESDLEAIRIELFDDEVENIAAFDPLTGEVIRKLPRFTFYPKSHYVTPRETLLEAVEGIKEELKERLEYLHKANKLVEAQRLEQRTRFDLEMILELGYCNGIENYSRYLSGRPAGAPPPTLYDYLPADALLVIDESHVSVPQVGAMYKGDRSRKETLVEYGFRLPSALDNRPMRFDEWESVSPQTIFVSATPGPYEAEHAGRVVEQVVRPTGLVDPLVEVRPALTQVDDLLSEIGKRVAAGERVLATTLTKRMAEDLSDYLADHDVRVRYLHSDIDTVERVEIIRDLRLGTFDVLVGINLLREGLDMPEVSLVAILDADKEGFLRSERSLIQTIGRAARNLNGKAILYADNMTGSMQRAIDETERRRAKQIAFNEANGIVPKGVVKDVADIMEGANIPGGRSKKRKGMAKAAEESARYEAELRTPGEITKRIKQLEEKMFQLARDLEFEAAAQLRDEITQLRERLITS
- a CDS encoding amino acid aminotransferase, whose translation is MSLFSAVELAPRDPILGLNEAFNTDPRTDKVNLGVGVYSNEEGRIPLLRAVIEAETQRAAQHASRGYLPIDGIATYDQAVQKLLFGAESPLLAAGRVVTVQAVGGTGALKIGADFLKRLSPNAVVAISDPSWENHRALFETAGFPVQNYRYYDAPSHDVNRAGMLEDLNNLPAGSIIVLHACCHNPTGVDLSLDDWKNVLEVVKAKGHVPFLDMAYQGFGDGIAEDAFAVRLFAESGLDFFVSSSFSKSFSLYGERVGALSIVTASKDESSRVLSQVKRVIRTTYSNPPTHGATIVATVLNSPELRQMWEAELGEMRERIHGMRKQMVELLSQYGAKTDFSFVGRQRGMFSYSGLTAEQVARLKDQFGIYALDTGRICVAALNQSNIHVVTKAIVEVL
- a CDS encoding cupin domain-containing protein; translated protein: MKPAHPSLALLMAIGLVTSQPAAWAHGERHDQVKVLQEQLPTNAPGKKAVMLTVSYAPGEASPAHQHPGAVMAYVLEGAVVSKLNDEQEKTYKAGQYWYEAPGTVHSVSRNASASLPAKLLVWSLVDQGKPVTEPLK
- a CDS encoding DUF1285 domain-containing protein, producing the protein MTDSAKANDLLAQIPKAKGPAPVHLWNPDFCGDIDMRIARDGTWYYQGTPIGRKPMVRLFSTIIRRDGDAYFLVTPVEKVGIQVDDAPFVAVTLEVLGSGEQQVLRFTSNVDDQAEAGVDHPLRVQVDPATQEPSPYILMRTNLEALIHRNVFYQLVELAVPGEIDGQEWLGVWSHGQFYPIGRVD
- a CDS encoding DUF4823 domain-containing protein, which codes for MRSLVLLLALMALGGCMNVSDMGEGVRYHMSDAGLLDHSDTQRNLSIRLQPDSFIFIGQGAFVPPGKGPVPGQNVVAEEAFKSFVEYFPLVRRAQGPLGLEEAIAEARSVGAHYVLYTRFARTDDRIGNGDQWYDEQAVDRLGWDTGVVQLMLIETSTRYLVDTARIKSRGGLLTFHDNAPQDLLAAPMREYARSLLGMSR